DNA from Mustela lutreola isolate mMusLut2 chromosome 6, mMusLut2.pri, whole genome shotgun sequence:
taaagactgagccacccaggtgccccaagaaaacaattttattgttCAATAAGCATAAAGCCAGAATATTAGGCTCATCACTGGCAATCTTCTAAAGAGATGGCAAAGACAAAGAAATCTCACTTTTTTTAGAACTAATCGGATACAACCCTTTACATCAGGTAGGATTTGCAATGTAGTCTCAGATACCAGCTGAagttaaatttccttttcaaGAAACTGACAAATAGAGTACTGTTTTCcttgatgattacatttcaaaataaaggaGTCAAAGATCCTTGAGGAAAGTTCCTAAATTAAGAGGCTGGCCAAAGGCTTATTTACCCATCAGAAGGATTTACATACAattggaaaggagaaggaaattctgaaagagaaaatgggaatAGAGGGACCTTCAGAGAAAAGTCAGTCTCTTATCTTCCATTTGTATTTGCCCTTAAAATAAACTATGCTATCCCTCCCTTCTATTAAGATATACTGATTTTGCCTCCCACTTTCTGAATCAGTATTGTTTCTTCAAGCGAGTTTGGCAAGTTTTCTTTCATTGCaacataaatgcagaaaaaaaaatctcaatattttaatgacatttagaaattctttttatttactttatgaaATTTAAATGGAATACTTTGGAAACACTATAATGCAACATCTCTAAAAGTAAGTCATTGAAATAAAGGATAGCAAGAAAATAATTGGATAACAAGGGGATTCCATGCTAATGCTGaaaatagtcattaaaatttCTCAGAATTTAAGCAATATTGTATATgcatttatactatatatatttaactaagtatataattgtatttatatttgtttattatatatatttaactaagtatataatattaaatatattcttttaataaagaatttcttaggggtgtctggatggctcagtcagttcagcatctgccttcagctgaagtcataatcctggggtcctgggattgagccccatatgtggctccctgctcagtggggagtctgcttctttctctgtctgctactccccttgcttgtgctccctctctctctgacaaataaataaaatcttaaaaaaaaattaaaaaattttttcttagaaagacCAAAGTATACTTTCTTTTCCCTGAATTTGAATTTTCTACTTGTTTGTTTATGACAAATTAATTGCTCTTGTAGTTAATGAAAGttttagaaagtttttaaaaatcatatttatctagaaaaaaaaaccaacactacTGAGATACACTGAAAGACCTAATATGATGGAGAGATTCAGTATTTTTCAGGTTAGGAGGGCACAATATTCCAAAGCTAATAAATTTACCATAATAAATGTACAGCCAAATACTAAGATATTTTTCAATGtttcaaataattataatactTCAGCAGTACACAGAGACTGATCAACAGAACAGtgaaaattcaagaaataattttttaagtaaacttttccATATATAAACAATTAATTTCCTCAAACCAGTGGAGAAAATATATGTTATACTGATTAGCCAGCcggttaactttttaaaaattaatgctcTGTACAAGAAACCAAGTCTGGAttattatagtttaaaaatatttttaaatggttctaCTCATTATGAGTAAAATATAACTGTTGTTGAAAATGAAAGTTGTTAGCCCTTTGGCAGTGGAAGAGAATTTAACCATATCCCTGGAAgatctttaaattctctattagcACATCGTGTTCCACTTCTAGGAAGTTAGTGTTTGGAACAtatccgcccccccccacccccgccataaCAAGGAGAAAAACCTTTACAAAATGGTATAATCTTATGCAAATACTGTTAGTAAAAGAaaatgcatgcatgtatgtgcaGATTAAAACAgcatattttattctctctttttcaaacgTATCCTCTACAGTGTTAAAGTTGTGTCGTTTCACGAGGATgggacaagagaaaagaaacaaagagcctTAGGTCTAGAGGCTACACTCGGTGAACAAAAGCGAGTGCCCTGGCAGCAGGCTGTTCCTTTCCAGATCCCCTCCTCCAACCCAGAGGGACTTCCCGCCACAGTCTTCCGGTTTTCACTCCGGTCCGCAGAGGTTACGGATAAAAAGGAGCTGCGCGGCCTGGGGGCAGTTTTGTGCTTTCACGTTTGCTGAAATGTCTGGTCGTGGCAAGGGCGGGAAGGGCCTGGGCAAGGGGGGCGCCAAGCGCCACCGCAAGGTGCTGCGCGACAACATCCAGGGCATCACCAAGCCCGCCATCCGGCGGCTGGCCCGGCGCGGCGGCGTCAAGCGCATCTCCGGCCTCATCTACGAGGAGACCCGCGGGGTGCTCAAGGTGTTCCTGGAGAACGTGATCCGCGACGCCGTCACCTACACGGAGCACGCCAAGCGCAAGACGGTCACGGCCATGGACGTGGTCTACGCGCTCAAGCGCCAGGGCCGCACCCTCTACGGCTTCGGCGGTTAAAAACCAAAGTAATCTTAGATTCTTTATATCAAAAAGGCCCTTTTTAGGGCCCCCAAGTTTTCCCTGAAAGAGCTTTAGTGCTTTTCTCCAAACGGGTCATTTCGGTAGAGCCGCTGTGTAAGTTTTAGTGCCAGCAAAATGACTAGAGGCCCAGGTACTCTTGACGTTTGGCACCTGAATTACTGCTAACCAACCTTTTCGGTACGACGTAAGAATCGCATGTATCTGGTAGATCCTGGGTCATTAATCTAACCCAAAGTCTCAAGACTGTGGAGGTCTTAGATCTAAAGCACCGCACCCCACactaattttctgttcttttgaatTTAGACCTTAATGTCAGGGTGAAGGGTATAAGCAAAGTGATAAGATCCACACAGCAGACGccttaaaaaatgtgtttggtTAAGCGGAGCTGCGGGGAAGGAGCTCTAGCAAGGGTCTTGAAAACGTACTGCTCCTCTACACTGTAGGACCTAGGTACtatgctgaaaattttaaattgctgtATTTCCCATTACAAATCACACTGCTATGGGCGTTGTACACAGCTGTATCCTTCTGTGTGTGCAGATCTAGGAGAGGCGCTGCTTAGTAAGGGGGTCTGCATATTGAACATGAAATGAGCAACTTGTGTTCcggggttatttttgttttatacccCCATACTCCACAAGTACTGAGTTCCTGTTACTCCCCATCTTCAACATTTCACTAGTGCAGACTAATTTTTTGCCAGTCCACATTTGCTAAACTAAATCTCATGTATTTAAGTTGCACTTCTCTGATTATAATAAAGTTGTTCAGTTTCTTAGAAgttttttggctattttggaGTCATGTTTAATAATGTTGGGTTTAGAGTTTCAGTAGTTTGCAAATGATGCCTGTTCATATAGGAGTTATTTCCGTCTCCCTTAATTCGCCAAAGAACTGCAGGCATAAGTAGACCAAAAAATTGAGGCTGCTTATCTCATTATTTGGGTTGAAGAGTAAGGCTTTTCTGAAATTACTGATTAACAGACTGGTCTTCCTATTTTCGTAATAAGCAATGATTGATTAACCAAAAGCCTAAAATTTGCAAGGCACTGTAATAAACAAAGGTGGAGTGAAAGAGAAGAAACCATACCTATAAGTTAATTCAAATTTGTGCTAAATGCTTTCCTAATCTTCtgagatagattttattttaaattggcaaaatatatGTGCTGACAGCCAAGTCGACCAAGTCACAAATATTATATTCTATAACCCATACCTGTAATATTTTTAACCACTCTCTAGGTAACTAGAGAAGCCATCACAGAGAAGGGGTTGCAGTCCTGGTGCAGAACTGAGAGCTTCCGACAGGTACAAGATGTGCCTCTATCCCAATCTGACCCAATTATTCCAGTCTTTCCTACAGTAGGTCTGACTGGGACTGAGAAAGTCACTTATTCTCTCACTCTGTTCACACAGATTTCGTACTGGCTCTGGAGAGCAGAATTTAGCGGCTGAAATCACAAAGTTCAGATCAATGTTCTTGTACAAATAGGCAAACTGTTGCAGACTTTAATTTGCTCAAATTATCAGAGGCACAGGATTCCACTTATTTATGTGCCCTTGTTTTTCCCCATTATACCACCTACCACTTATTAGCTCTCTAGCCACATGTGTAACAAACTAGTAAACTAGCCGCCTATCTTTTTTGTGAGCTCCAGTATTCCATTTCCTTATTCGGGAGAAAAGCGGTTTACTTGCAGAcctccccccccgcccgcccgcccgcccgcccgccccgccgaTGGTCCGCCAAGGTCCCGATCCCTTGTGGGCTGGAGAGGCCAACTTTTTAAAGCTCGAGGCAACGCTGTCAACTTAATGCCCCTTCCGCCATTAGCAATTGCCTGGGACAGGAGATGGCTGCTGAGCAACAAGGCGGATTTTGGTTAATCAGTGGGGACTGAATTTACTAATACATAAACGCAAATTGTAACTACAACGGAGAAAGGCCACAAGACCCAGGCTGTTAGGATTTAAACAGGAAGCCACTCTCGCACAGAACCAAAGGATACACTTTCACGCCAGAGACAGGAATTCTTTGCGctcacacacagcacacacttgCGTTAACGTCCTTTAAGGGCGACAGACGCCGCGCGGTACATCTGGTTCCTTCCGGCCAAAGGCAGTGAAAGAGCAAAGCGCGCGTTACTCAGAGCAATGGAATCCGCATAACCGTCCCGGGGTAACTGCCTGGAAATGAAGCCTCGATCCCGGCCGCGTATTTCCAGCTCTCTTACCGAAAACTTAGTGGCTCTCAAAAGAGCCTTTGGGTTAAGTTTAAATATGCTTACTTAGCGAGGTTACTTGGCGCTGGTGTACTTGGTGACGGCCTTGGTGCCCTCGGACACGGCGTGCTTGGCCAGCTCCCCGGGCAGCAGCAGGCGCACGGCCGTCTGGATCTCCCTGGACGTGATGGTCGAGCGCTTGTTGTAGTGCGCCAGGCGGGACGCCTCGCCCGCGATGCGCTCGAAGATGTCGTTGACGAACGAGTTCATGATGCCCATGGCCTTGGACGAGATGCCGGTGTCGGGGTGCACCTGCTTCAGCACCTTGTACACGTACACCGAGTAGCTCTCCTTGCGGCTGCGCTTGCGCTTCTTGCCGTCCTTCTTCTGAGCCTTGGTCACCGCCTTCTTGGAGCCCTTCTTCGGGGCCGGAGCCGACTTGACGGGTTCAGGCATGACTCGGAAAATATGCCCAAAACGctcaaggtaaaaagaaaaacgGAAAAAAGAATGTGAGCCCAGTGCGACTAGTCCCTTTTATACAGAAACCTTATGCAAATAAGGTGTAAATTACAGTCCCGTGTCTGATTGGTCGCCATTCAAGGCAACGTCAGAAGTTAGTTCTGCCCAATGAGAATGCAAGGATCCCAGAACTGCACTTCCATTGGTTAAGAAGAAGCTGCAATCTTAACCAATGAGAAACCTCCTTTTTCGCGCTCAACGGGGGTTATAAAGAGTGCTCGGGTGGCGCTTGAACTTCGGCAGTTCCTCCCAGTGTGGTTGAGTTCGCAATGTCCGGACGCGGGAAGCAGGGCGGCAAGGCGCGCGCCAAGGCCAAGACGCGCTCGTCGCGGGCGGGTCTGCAGTTCCCGGTGGGCCGCGTGCACCGCCTGCTCCGCAAGGGCAACTACTCGGAGCGGGTCGGGGCCGGCGCGCCCGTGTACCTGGCGGCCGTGCTCGAGTACCTGACGGCCGAGATCCTGGAGCTGGCGGGCAACGCGGCGCGCGACAACAAGAAGACGCGCATCATCCCGCGCCACCTGCAGCTGGCCATCCGCAACGACGAGGAGCTCAACAAGCTGCTGGGCCGCGTCACCATCGCGCAGGGCGGCGTGCTGCCCAACATCCAGGCCGTGCTGCTGCCCAAGAAGACCGAGAGCCACCACAAAACCAAATAAGGAGGAGCAAGGTTAGGGACATTGAAAACCAAAGGCTCTTTTCAGAGCCACCTACCATTATCAAAGAAAAAGCTGGTACACTTGACCTGCACTCTCGTtttgtggggcgggggggagtaATCCCATCAAATGTTTTAGGAGGAGGAACTCGATTGATAATCCTACACGTAGTCACACCTATAGGAAGGCCAACTTGGAGATCGTTCAGGGTGAAAAGTTGGctatataattataaaaggaaCCAAACGGGCAAGTCCCTGAGACCATTTTAGTGAGGGTCTTACCAATTACTGATTTTAAGCGGCCAAAAGTAAAGTAAAGCTAGAATGCATTGACTATTTTCCCAGGACAACAAGCAATTTGAGTATAGTAGAGTTCTCAGAAAGGACAGCTTGACTTAAGCTTGACTTAATTTTCACCAGATGTTGGGATTGTTCGTggccatttccattttctttaggaTTTCACTCTGAAGGGAGTTAGTCTGATATTGATTAAAGATACACAACGTACTGAAGCCCACGTTAGTAAATCCTTTGTCCTATTTCTTTGGAACACATGTATTTGCTTAATTCACTCAGCTCAGGACACAACAGTGGGTGCAATCTAGAATATATCTGCCTCGGAGCTACTTCCAGGCAGCGGAgacaaaaaaacataaataggTAAGGTGATAGGTAAGTATCctatgaagaaaagagagaagctaTAGAGCATAATGGGAACTCCTACTTTAGATAAAGGGTAACTGATCAGAGACCTACATAAATCAAAAGAGACGAGCCAGGTAGGTATTCGGGGAGAATTCCAAGTAGATGGAACTGAAAATGCAAAGGCCTTAAGACAGAAAGCTTGTGGAAACAGCCTGCAGGCCCTGAAGGCTATGATGGAAAAGCAGGAGGTGGCAGCACAATATAGGACTTTGTAGGGTGTGTAAATTAATGTGTATGAGTGATCAGAAACAATAGCACTCCTGAGCTCTGAGTTAATAAATTTGATAATACAAATCAACTAGATGTGAAAATCTATGGACTCCAAcccatttaaaaaacaagcaaaaagataCTAAAAGTAAAACTAACTTTATCATATGGTTCACAAACAAAGAGTTAGGAGCTCACACTTTATACTTCAATACACACAGATTTATTTGCTACTGAATGGAGGGGAGAAAATTTCCTCTGTCCGAGTTCCTTCTAGCAGGACTAAGAATTAATTTGATGAAACgggttaacaggagaaaaaaagttttataatgTGTATGGAGAGGTCCAGTAATGAATTTGACACCTGAAAGAATGATCAAAGCAggcagtttttatatattttaaacaaagagaaaaaaaattgtgaggatttgacaggataaagaaaacagatgtttgGGAGCCTGGATTAGTTAGGAATTCTAATTAAAAGTTGGGTTGAAGTAGTAGATTAGTAAAGAAGTAACAAAGTTTGTTTTTACAGCTTTCTTGGCTCTCAATTTCCTGTTTCTGGTGATAAGGATATCTTTTACATCTCAGCCCTGGGAGGGTGACTTGAATAGaagagatttatttcctgctttcggTGTGATGTCCCTGCGCCTGCTGTTTTTCAAGTAGCTCCCATTCAGGATAATCACTGTGCCATTGTGATACACTTTAGGAcagcctgtcctgggcccctacACTACTCCTAGTCTTTGTGTGCAGAAGCCCTATTGAATAAAACAAGAGTCAAAAATGCAGGAGACCCGGGAAAAAGATGGTAGCATAGCCACACAGGTCATGTCCTCTGGGAGCAGATGCCCAGTTGAAGTTTGGGGCACAAAATGTGATTAGGGGCCAACAGCTGTGAACGGAGGAAGAGGAACAAGGATGGGACAGAAGAGGAAGGCAGACTGTGCTACAAGGCAGACAAATGTGGGAGCTCTGACGCCTGGGTTGCCTATCAGTGATGCCCCAAGCCAGGCAAAAACTCCCCTGGGCCAGTCTTTATAGCCTCATTTTGCTCTGTCTGGACTGTGGGCTGCCATGGACAAGGATGTGACCTGGAGTGGGACAAAGCCGGAGGGAGCTCAGCGGCTGCCCAGCTCCAGACCACAGTCAC
Protein-coding regions in this window:
- the LOC131833030 gene encoding histone H2B type 1-K-like, which encodes MPEPVKSAPAPKKGSKKAVTKAQKKDGKKRKRSRKESYSVYVYKVLKQVHPDTGISSKAMGIMNSFVNDIFERIAGEASRLAHYNKRSTITSREIQTAVRLLLPGELAKHAVSEGTKAVTKYTSAK
- the LOC131833042 gene encoding histone H4, producing MSGRGKGGKGLGKGGAKRHRKVLRDNIQGITKPAIRRLARRGGVKRISGLIYEETRGVLKVFLENVIRDAVTYTEHAKRKTVTAMDVVYALKRQGRTLYGFGG
- the LOC131833023 gene encoding histone H2A type 1-H-like, which gives rise to MSGRGKQGGKARAKAKTRSSRAGLQFPVGRVHRLLRKGNYSERVGAGAPVYLAAVLEYLTAEILELAGNAARDNKKTRIIPRHLQLAIRNDEELNKLLGRVTIAQGGVLPNIQAVLLPKKTESHHKTK